The Niabella beijingensis genomic interval AGGTTGCCTTCCTCCTTTTTATGTACTGAAGTGTCTCCGTAATAACTAAGGTAAATCGTATATGACGGACCGGCTGTACCAGGAATGACGTTCACCGGATTTCCGGCCGGTATCCTTTCCACGATCCCGGCAGCGGCAGAAGGCCGTTCATAAACCGGCAGCGGAAAGCCACTCCAGTTATAGTATTGCGGCTGTGCCTGAGCAGCTACTGAAAACAAAAAGCAACATATGTAAAAGACCGCTTTCATTTTGAGATTTGAGATTTGCGTTTTTTTACCTGACATTGTTTTCCGGCCGGCGTCAGACATTGCCGGGATCAGGCCCATTCCCTGGGATGTTTGCATACTTCTAATAATTTGTCTTCCAGGCTGCCGTGCTCCGGTTCATAATTATAGACAAACCGTACGGTTGGCGGCAGGCTCATTAGGATGCTTTCTGTGCGGCCTTTTGTTTTCAGTCCGAAGATCGTACCCCTGTCGTGGATCAGATTGAATTCCACATAGCGGCCTCTCCGGATCTCCTGCCATTTTTTATTCTCCGCAGCATAGGAAGTATGTTTTCTCTTTTTTACAATAGGCAGGTAGGCTTCCAGGAATGCGTCCCCGTTAGCCTTTTGAAAGGCCAGCAGCCGGTCAGCTTCCTCTTCATTATTCAGATACAGGTAATCGTAAAATACACCGCCAACGCCACGCATTTCATTATCCCGGTGTTTGTTGGAAAAATATTCATCGCACTGTTGTTTGTATTTCGGGTACAGATCTGGCCCAAACGGGTCGATGGCATTTTTTAATGTGGTATGAAAATGCACCACATCTTCCTCAAACAGGTAATAGGGTGTCAGGTCGGCCCCTCCGCCAAACCAGCGGTGTGTTACGTTGCCTGCCGCATCATGTGCTTCAAAATAACGCCAGTTGGCATGCGTGGTGGGCACAAACGGATTTTCCGGATGCAGCACCAGGCTGATCC includes:
- the hemF gene encoding oxygen-dependent coproporphyrinogen oxidase; amino-acid sequence: MKKEETNAFRQQWIEYVYGLQDRICKALEEEDGRAVFKQDNWERGADGKGGGGHSRVIEDGAVFEKAGVNVSVVYGHVTEKMKQVLPVNEGTWFACGISLVLHPENPFVPTTHANWRYFEAHDAAGNVTHRWFGGGADLTPYYLFEEDVVHFHTTLKNAIDPFGPDLYPKYKQQCDEYFSNKHRDNEMRGVGGVFYDYLYLNNEEEADRLLAFQKANGDAFLEAYLPIVKKRKHTSYAAENKKWQEIRRGRYVEFNLIHDRGTIFGLKTKGRTESILMSLPPTVRFVYNYEPEHGSLEDKLLEVCKHPREWA